Within the Solibacillus silvestris genome, the region AATTTGAAACAAATAATCCACCTCCATATGGCAACCTTAAGGTAACCTTCTTAACCTTAACACGTTTATGGATTTTTAACAAATTTTTAATAATATCACAAAAATTATTAAAGTGTCAATTATTTTTTATTTGATATTTAAAAAGCATAAACAATAAGAATCGTGTCGGATTAAATAAAGTGGAGGTTAGTTTGCCTATGTAACATTGAATAAATGTGTTATTAAATAGTCAGCTTCAAACGATTTATACTAGTTTATAGTCAGCACTATCTAGTACAATTTGAATCAAGCTTTTAAATAAATTTTGTTGAGAAGATTTTTGCCAGTCCTCTTCATACTCAGCCATTAACCACATTACTTCATCCAGAAAGACATGCTGCTTCGCCATTTCCCAACATCTTTTTTCTTCATCGGTAATGTCGATATATTCTTTGTATCCAGCTAAAAATAAATCCCATTCATCTATTGTGAAAACCCGGTCCGGGGCTTCTTCATGTTCATTATGAAAAAGTAGTAACGCGAGTGCTAGATCAAATAATTTCGGTATCCAAGTAGCATTATCTGGATCAATTAGAAATGGCTCGGGGATTAATATCAAATTATTTGCTTTAAAATCATGTGGCGTTGCAATATGCGGTAAATTTGCACGGTAAAGTATCTGTTGATTCGCTACACTTTCCAGCAACTTTGTTCTTAATGCCGCATCAATTTCTATTCCAGCTTTAGTGGCATGTTGGATAATTGCCTCCATACTCTTTTCTACTTCTTCCTCATTAAAATCATAGACATCGTAGTCAAGGAGGTTATAACTATTTGAAACAGGTGAATAGCTGTGGATCTGTCCTAACATTTTACCAGCTTCATAAATTTCATTGTCTTTACCTGAATATTTTTGACCTTCTATAAATGGATAAACTACAAAATTTGTATCTTCAATTTTTTGTGGGTTTTCAACTTGTAATTTAACTGGTGTTACAACATTTATCCCCTTATCTTTTAGCATGTTGATATAAGACATAACACTTTCTGCTCTGCTTTGCGTACGTTTTACAACAACATCCTGATCACCATATTTCACCCGATATACTGGTGAATATGGATAAATACTTGTAGGCTCTTCTTTCACTTCAAACCCAAAAAAATTTAATATTTCAGTTCCATTCATTACTATAACCACCTTATGTTTTAGTACTAAAAAACTTTAAAGCAATCTCCACTAATAATTTAACCTAATTTTTATGTATCCAAGAAAGCAATTGTTCATCATTCATTTAATTCTTTTTTTAGTAAGTTAATTGCTGTCATTACTTCTTCCATATTTTTAGTATCATTCATATGGTTGCGGGCGTGAAGTAGCGCAGGTCGAACCGACTCTATTGAGCGG harbors:
- a CDS encoding serine kinase — translated: MNGTEILNFFGFEVKEEPTSIYPYSPVYRVKYGDQDVVVKRTQSRAESVMSYINMLKDKGINVVTPVKLQVENPQKIEDTNFVVYPFIEGQKYSGKDNEIYEAGKMLGQIHSYSPVSNSYNLLDYDVYDFNEEEVEKSMEAIIQHATKAGIEIDAALRTKLLESVANQQILYRANLPHIATPHDFKANNLILIPEPFLIDPDNATWIPKLFDLALALLLFHNEHEEAPDRVFTIDEWDLFLAGYKEYIDITDEEKRCWEMAKQHVFLDEVMWLMAEYEEDWQKSSQQNLFKSLIQIVLDSADYKLV